Sequence from the Phragmites australis chromosome 11, lpPhrAust1.1, whole genome shotgun sequence genome:
tgatGTGTTGTCAATACACTCATCAAGAGGGGAttaagaaactaagttgaaatgtgccttggtatatatgtgatgagtgattgacaaggttgccGATTTGGTTTGCTGAGTTTCAGATTGCCTGTATTGTGCGGACATTTTCTTGGAGAGTCTACATTTTgtgtaggtgatagatgcaacttggcggtcgacggcgggtgatcgggcCAAGTAGGGtgtttggtgccagacgatcaagaagttcagacagAGTCAATGGTGATCTTAGCAGTACATGTGGAGGTTAAGCAAAGTTTGAAAgatagatgaagatggcgtgttaacaaagtcaagtgaaagcgATGTTGGTGTAAGTGATAAGGCAGTCCGAGGGATCAGAAACGGAAGAGACTTATCGGTGGttaggatcgcaagatggagtacacgcgtcgacattagagcgcttgcttaatGTGTAAGCAAACGATGtgtcacactttgagaaacgTTCAgagggtttcgcggtttagcctcaaaactgtAGGAGGACTAAAGTAGTACGTGGCACTATctcgaagcttgcatcgaggcaaagTTAAGTCGTGAAACTCTGGTTCAATCTCTGGACTCTCCGGTCCCATCTGCGGAGTCTCCGAACTTTCTGAGTAGGGATATTTTTTTCGATACGTATTTATGTTGCGTTTGTTGTGATTCTTTTTTAAGATGTATTGGATGATCGAATAGGAGaatattattaattttgtaaaaaaattatcaaaatatttattCACCATCTCAGAGATGGCCACTTTCGATTCTACGTTACGCTTTTGATAGAAGCAGGAGACGCCCCTTTTGGcctttttgtcaaaaaaaaaaaaagttactacTGCATTAGAGGTTAAGAACTAATAATTGATGTTTCTATCCCGCTTGCCGACCCATCATCTGCAATTGAACCGTAACAATACTGTATAAGGTACTGTTAACGCTGCAAGTATGCATGGCACTACGCCCGTGCATAGAGATGGTACCACAGGCGTGAGCTATTGTGCGTCCGGCTCGCACAGCCTAGCTGAACAAAACCAGCAGCTCGGCGCCACCAGATTGGAACTAGCGGCCGTGCGACCCCATCCGCCAAGGTACGATTTGCTAAGATTTTCCGGTGCGGTTGATGGGTGCGTTTCGGTTCGGCGCCGGTTTCCGTACCTCCTCCGGCCTTTACTGCTGCGGCGGAACGGAAGGCACTTTCGGATGGTGTCAGCTCAGCCAGGCCCAGAGAGGGAACCGGCTGGCACTGACGGGTGTCCGGCCGGTGTGGCAGATGAATGGACGACATGGACCGTGCAGCATGCTTCCAAAGTCATGGGTACCGGCAAAAAATTTCCCCTTAAGGGTGCTGCACGAATACATGTGTGTGCTCGTTAGTGCTCACAGCACTACATACACGCGTGTGGTCGTTAGTGCTAGGGGTACCCATGTGTCGGTTACGTATGAATAGCACTCGTCTATACTCCTCTGAGGTTAAAAGTAAAGGTGTAACCCAAAAGTTAATGCGTTTGGGTAAAGTGATACTACTATATGCTAGAAAACTCAAATGTGGTCTGAAATCTGAACTAGCTAGCAAGTGATACTACTGTATGCTAGAAAACTCAATTGTTGTCTAAAGTCTGAACTAGTTTGCagagaaataaattttataggattcgGTTTTAAAAAACTCTCTTTATTATGACGATATATATCCATTCTTCATTTCTCCTACTTAGTTCAGctgttaaattaaaaaaatagatgtatATATAGGATCTCACATATGTCTTCTAAATAgaattatataaaatttactttcagCTACTAAGATCTTGTTTGGCAGGGCATTGCTACAATCTTATGATATTGGTCTCCTGCGGGCTCGGCGTGTCTATGAATATGTGGCTCCATCCTCACATCACATGCAGAGGCATGTGAAGGCCACAGCCCACAGTAGCATGGCTTGCTCTGCTTGAGCACCACACACCTCATTCACTGGCCATGGCATAGCAAGGAGCCAAGGAGTGAGCTCCCTGCACCTGCAGCCATGGCAACTGCGGCAGTGGATAGGGATGGAGATGGAGCACAAAAGAAGAGGAAGCTGGGAGGCTTCAAGACAATGCCATTCATACTCGGTGAGTAGGGCGACATTGGCCATCGATCTGAGGATTCTGAACGAGTTAGGGAAACAATATCAGTTCATGGTCTAATGACTTGTTCGTTGCAGCGAACGACGTTTGCGACCGATTTGCCACGGCCGGCTTCGGCGCCAACATGATCACGTACCTGACGCAGCAGCTGAACCTGCCGCTGGTGGAGGCGTCCAACACGCTCACCAACTTCAGCGGCACGTCCAGTCTCACGCCCATCCTCGGCGCGCTGGCAGCGGACTCCTTCGCGGGCCGCTTCTGGACCATCATCGCCGGCTCCGTGTTCTACCAGCTCGGCATGCTCGGCCTCGTCGTGTCCGCGCTCCTCCCGTCACTCCGCCCGCCGCCGTGCTCCACTCCCGGCACCCCCACGTGCCGGCGCGCCTCCGGGTGGCAGCTCGCCGTGCTGTACCTCTCCCTGTTGTGCACGTCCCTTGGATCCGGCGGGCTCCGGCCGTGCGTCGTGGCGTTTGGCACCGACCAGTTCGATCAGGAGCTGGAGAAGCAGCAGAAGCAGGGAGGTGCTGAGGccgcggaggtggcggcggtagCGGAGCAGAAGAGGCGGTACTTCAACCTTTACTTCTTCACGATGGGAATCGCTGCCCTGCTGGCGCTGACGGTGGTGGTGTACATCCAGGACAAcgtggggtgggggtgggggttcGGGATCCCGGCAATCGCTATGTTCGTCTCCATCGTAGTGTTCGTAGTCGGGTACCCTCTGTACGTCCGGCTCAAGCCCGGAGGCAGCCCCTTCACGCGGCTCGCGCAGGTCGCCGCTTCCGCGTTCAAGAAGCGCAACGCCGCCGTGCCCAAGGACCCCGGCATGCTGTACCAGAATAAGGAGCTCGACGCGCTCATCTCCACCAACGGCAGGCTCCTGCACACCAACCAGCTCACGTAAGTTTTATCTTTCTGGCGCCCTGCACGTGATGTGTTTTACATTAGCGTATGCGCACATGAATGGTACTAGACATGTCGGCCACTTCTGATGGTAGCTACTGTATGATTTAGCATGTCATACAAACTCTTCGACTAATGTAGCAAATTGTGCACGCACGAGTGTGAAGTTAATTTCTGACATTTGCTAGCTGTCCCTTGCTGAATTAAGGTTCTTGGACCGAGCGGCGATCGTGACGGCGGGGGACATCTCCGGCTCCGGGAAGCCGGACCTGTGGCGCCTGTCAACGGTGCACCGCGTGGAGGAGCTCAAGTCCATCGTCCGCATTCTGCCCATCTGGTCGGCCGGCATCATGGTCGCCACAATCGACTCGCACAACGGTTCCTTCACCATCATGCAGGCGCGCACCATGGACCGCCACATCACCCGGAACTTCGAGATCCCGCCGGCAACCATGTCCATCTTCACGACCGCGGCGTTGCTCGTCACCCTCGCGCTCTACGACCGCCTGTTCGTGCCCTTGGTACGCCGCGTCACGGGCCTGCCATCCGGGATCACATACTTGCAGCGCATGGCCATCGGGCTGGCCATCTCCATCCTCGGCGTCGCCACGGCCGCGCTCGTAGAGACCAAGCGCCGCGGCGTCGCGGCCGACCACGGGCTCCTGGACAACCCGAAAGCCATCGTCCCGCTCAGCGTGTTCTGGCTGGTGCCGCAGTTCGCAATCCACGGCATCGCCGGCGCCTTCTCGTCGGTGGGGCACATGGAGTTCCTGTACGACCAGGCCCCCGAGAGCATGCGCAGCACCGCCGCCGCATTTTTCTGGCTCGCCAGCTCCCTCGGGCACTACATGGGCACGGTGCTCGTCACCGCGGTGCAGCGCGCCACGCGGTGCCGCGGCGAGTGGCTCCAGGACAACATCAACCGGGGCAGGATCGACAACTACTACTGGCTCGTCACCTGCCTCATGGTCCTCAACCTTGGTTACTACCTCCTCTGCTTCCATTTCTACAACATGAAGCCACTGGAAATAGCGGCTGAACAAGGCGATCATGGCAGGGAGTGTGAGCTCTCACCTCTCAAGAAGAATGGCGCCGGTACCGGCGGTATGGTGTAGGGTGGATGTTGTTAATAACGGAACAGCTAAATAACattcgaaagaaatttggggGTGAAATCATTTGAATTTGTAGCCACGAGATTTGTGAGGAGATTCGTGCTCACCAGCAACGCAGTCGTCTTCTCCGGCGAGATTAGGTTTTGGGCCGGGTTGGGGTTTGGGTTTGGGATTTGGTGAGCACCTTGCTTTAGATGGATGACCGGAGGAGGTCGGCCGACCGGCGATGGTGGCGGGTTGTGGGCGGGACGGCGAGGCGGCCCTGGTGGAAGGCGATGGTTGTGGGCGTGTCGAGCTCACAATGGTTAGGGGATGAGGCGATCGAGTGCCGCGGATCTAGTGGCAATGGCACCGCCGAAGCTGGCCAGGGTGGTGGCAGAGGCGGGGGACACATATCCATGACCGTTGAGGTGGAAAATGATGCAAGGGGGTTGAGTTGGAAAATGATGCGAgggggttgaggtggaggagggtAGCCAGCGGAGGTGTCGCCGCTCCGACGCTGGTAAAGTTGCGGGGTGCTTGGAGGCCGACTGCACCGTGATGTAGTTGGGGAAAAGTCAGAGGATCCGCCGTCCATGGCATCCAACAATGCAGCTGCATCCATCCTTTGTAGTTGTGTTTCCACGCAGCCCAATTCGGTCCAACAGCATGGCGCCGCATCGCACGCCCGTAGAAGGAGCGACAGGGGTATCCGGTTGGAGGATTTCTTGCAGAGATCGACAACCCGTAGCACTGGGGAGAAGACGTAGTGGAGGTCACCGGGGAGGAGGTTCCCGGAGAGTGCCAAGAACTGGATCGCTAGGAGCGCATCGTCTGCGGGGGTGAGCTATCCTGGCACGAGGCTAGGgacgagggagagggagcttaACTTGAATAGCCGCTTGAGCATGGCATGATTGCATCCGCCGAGGTCATCCTCGATGGCACCAAGCTTCGATTCGTGCCGCTTGAGGTCGTTTGGTCGATTCTCATAGGCAAGGCTGCTCCTTCCACGCTGTCATTCCTTCCGGCGTCCGCGAGCCATCCAAGAGCAGCGTCTGTGCTGTTGGGTCGAATTGGGCCACATAGAAATGCAGAAAGAAAGGAGTCGAAGCAAGCGTTGAGCATAGTCGTTCGATACCGGGAATGGCGGATTGGAGGCCGACTACATCGTGACATAGTTGGTGCAAAGTTAGAAGATCCAGTTCCGATGGAGCGTGGTGTCATGACCTCTAAAGATGGCACTGGATAGAGATCGCGAGCGGGAAGGGAGTGATTGTTGTCAGCTGGGACCATCTTGTAAGTGAAGGTTGTATTGGTCCCCCGCGTTGTCAGAGAGGGTGAGTGTACCGGTTGACGCTGTTATAAGCCAACCGAGGAGCTCTGGCTTAGACATGGTTGAACTCGTAAGAAGGATGAGGACGTCTCTCTGATGATCCTGCggatctctccctctctcattctTCTTTGATTCATCTCTATCTTCTTCCAGTTCTAGATCTAACATCTGGGTTCAGAGCCATCTTCCCACCACCATTGTCgacactataaaaaactattttttagacaCCTAAGATATTGTTTCACATacggtttatttgaaaaaccgccTGAACAGTTGACAAGGATCTCCTGCGGTTACggaccgtctgtaaaaataaattttcacaaaaggttccttatgtgaatcgccTGTGATAATCAATCATTATGTGAACTGTCTCTAGAAATGatcatccattaaaaaatttataattttttcatatcaagtcagatgaggaaaaactctatatgaaaattgtagcccttgatAAGATCTACAAACTTGTAgttgacatttttttatttgaagtcatgtagaggtccaaataatcattttaagttttaaacgattatttagacatctaaatgattttaaatgaaaaacttttcaactaaaaagttatagatctcgtcgagcgctacaattttcatataaaatttgttctcATCCgattttgtataaaaaaattataaattttttaagataaactgtcaCTCATTTCTACATacagttccttatatgaactgcCTGTAATAATTGATGGTCATTTCTACATGCAGTTAAGTGAATTGACTGTGTAAATAAGtgatagcttattttaaaaaattataacttttacatatgaagtcggatgaggataaacttcatatgaaaattatagcccttaacgagatctacaattttatagttgaaaagtttttcatttgaagtcatttagatgcacaaataatcatttgaagttttggatagaaaataacaaaagaatTATATGTGCTAATATGGTCAGTAGTAGTTCTGTGGTGGAATGGTGAAGAGAGTTCGCACGAAAAAATGTGTGACTTGTGACCGCGGGGGTGCTggtagattaaaaaaattacttttttcggttaaaaaaatatcgattcagggaccgattatcacagacgattcgcttaaggaaccgtatatagaaataaattttcCACAAGCGATCCGCTTAAtaaaccgcttgtgaaaaccTAGATTTTCACATACGGTCTCTTTTGCGCATATAAAAATCGTTCATTTCTACATGCTTCAATCACAAGCGGGTACACTAAATATCTATGAAAACGAGTTATCACCagtctctaaaaataattttttatagtgcGATCTGGTTCAGCAAATTGACGAGAAAACTTTTCTGCAACCTGGCGTCCTCCAGGGATGCAGATCCTAATCTATATTTGAAGCCTCGGTATTCTTCTCGGCAGCAGCAACAGTTTGATGCGATGGAGGCGCAACTGTCGCGGTTCCAGCGGTTCCTGACGCACTGGGAAGAAGATCGGCAGTAGCATGAAGAGGACCGCGCCGAGCAGAAGGCATGTACTTGGCTGACGCAGGAGCGTCTCGAGGCGATCCAACAATCATTCGAAATGTGGAAGCCGGGCTCGAAGCGCATGTCCAAGACCTCCATCAAGAAGTGGATACCCTGCgtgctcaagtgaagatgatcgAGGATCACCCGGTGTTGGCCACTCCGACGACGCGCAGGCCTCGGGGGCATATCTGCAACAACGGCTGCGCTACCATCATCAGTGTTGGGTCCGCTACCCAAGGACGGTTGTCCGGGCCAATCAGCCACCATGAGGATCCAGATCACCAGAGGCCGGTTCATGGGGGTGTCACCACCTGCATGCCACCTCCGGTCACAGGTACGCAGCCCACTTCCGACGCTAAGTGCTCCTCATTTCGCATCACATATCAATTGCTCGTCTGATTCATCCTTTTAGACTAGTGGTCCTCCGATTAAACTTGATTTTCCTTGTTTTGATGGCACACACCCTCAATTCTGGCTTACTCGATGCGAGGATTATTGAGTTGTATGGCTTGCCCAATGAGCAATGGGTTCATCTCGCCTCATATCATTTCTCGGGATCAGCTGCTACGTGGTTGCAAGGGCAGCATAGAGCTCAATCGTGGGAGGAAGTTTGCACTCGTTTTGTGGACCGATTCGGTCAGGAACAATATGAGGATCATATCAAGCAGCTGTTCGAGATTCGTCAGACTAACTAGGTGACCGAATATCATGAAACCTTCGAGCCGCTGATGCATTTGATATTGGAGCACAACCCGGCATTGGACGTGGTGTTCCTCACCACTCGGTTCATTGATGGTCTTCGCGATGATATCAGGTCAGCAATTTTGCTTCACCGCCCACGTGATTTGGATACTGTGTGTTCCTTAGTGATCCTGTAGGAGAGTGTTGCTTCGTTCTCACGAGCACAGATGGATCGGGCCTTAGTTTCATTCTCTGCACCTCGTGTCGTCAATCGGGTCCCAGCTCTGTTCTCACGAGCACAGATGGACGGTCTCCTGTTGAAGTTTCTGTAGTCGATAAGCGTGGTCTATACAGTTTCACGGGATTCTGACAGACGACCTCCCGATGATCGATTGACAGCACTGCATGCTTACAGAAGAGCCCGCGGTTCATGTTTCAAATGTGGCGAGAAATGGGGTCTGCAACATCAGTGCTTGTCTGAGGTTCAGTTGCACGTGTCCAAAGAACTCTTGGAGTTGCTTCAGAGCCGAATGAATACgtgtttcttcctctttctaCTTCTTCTTTAAACTTGAGTCTTCTTTTTAAAAAGGACTCCCACCGTATTTTATCATAAAAGATATCTTCTCTTCTCCAACAACATGTCGTTCATGGGGACTGAACATAAAAGTACAAGGtaagaaatcaaattaaaatgtgCCTTTGTTTGCATACGATGAGTCATTGATAATAttggatttgaaatgatttttattggtatgagcatatttgtgtgtgatcttatttatggataactaaagtttgaattggagtgGGCTGTTTcagagtctagaaaattacGTCTCATCGGAACATCCATTGTGTGAGTTTTTGACcatatcggatagtccggtgttgcgGTAAAGTGAGTACCGgagtattttcagtgctgaagcggAAATAGAAGCAAACACCGAATGGTTCGGCGATGAACTTAGAGAGCGTTGAAGTATTTTCTGCAAAGAGGAGATTTTTGGTGCCAAGTTTGAATATgtatgtcggatggtccggtgctgagattgtgaataCCGAAGTATGCGCcggaccttttgttgcataGAGGTGGCAGAGGGGTGTTCGGTGGATTGGTACACGCTGGATTATCCAGTGACGGATATGAGATCACCAGAAGTTTCCActggaccttttcttgcagagagcaaaattttcccgAACAGATAATGCTacactcaccgaatagtccatTGTTCAGGAGCAAAACACactagaacatccggtgttcacgttttctacaGGATGTgttctgagttgaagtttttgattttgtactAACCttgagatgttttggagtgtggaaaAATGTGTTTACTTATTTTACATTGTGCAtgtgacagatgcaacttggcgatcgatggcgggtgatcggagctaagcgggtgcttggtgccagacgatcaaggagggctggacggagtcaagggtgattcttgctgtacatatggaggtcaagcaaaacatgaaatagaggatgaagacggcgtgttgacaaaatcaagtaaaagggatatcggtgtaagtgacaaggcgacccgagAGATCAAAAGCcggagagacttgccagtgatcaagatcgcaagacggatgACATGTGTCATCATCGAGTGCTTGATTTAGGAGGAAGCAAGTGGCGACTAGTtccactttgagaagcgtgctagggtttcacggtttgacctcaaaataatgggaggactggaggagtacgtgtcACCATCataaagcttgcgtcgaggtgaagctaagttgtgaaggcacCAAAGCCATCcaatgaatagagaagaaaatggacaaaaataccctcagtggtaggtaggagtgtaatACAAGAGggatattttgaaaaaaaaaaagctagaaaacttaaggatcaagtttcctaaaactataaatagaggaataGAACTATGAGAGAGGGTGAACTAGCCACTTGAATCTATtttgccactcatttgagaacctagtgctagggttttagaggagaggaaggatgagtgtttagccaTGTATTAAGTGAGAATTTTGAgtaaaaaatctttgtaattcatctaaaatagagctgaccaTTCCgagtaatccatctaaaatagggctgaccattttgagtaatgaagtctatatttttgcatatgcttgaatttccctccttctaatttctctctattggttcccttgcaagtttctAAGTTTTCGGTGTTTTGtcgtgatttttgttttggtattTGGGCTGaatttttagcaccttgtgaagttattcttcttgttgctagagtaataaaaatcacatacgagtgtatactCATAGGTCTTgaactcccttgcctctagatcattaaCTTAGAGAATTTCTTCAACCGGTGaccttatctttgatttttgaatatttcttctcaagttccaaATTTTGTGTAGGGATAAGTTATGGATTGGTTTGCTATAGAACCTAGAGTTCAATttcaaccatgagacccacctttGATTGGAtgttcaagtttggtttttaaATTCTTTAAGTTTCTGTTCTGTTCTAGTCGAATCTTTTGGGTCTAGTCGAATATTTTGGGTTGAGCTTTGTGTTTTCGTTGTGTTTCTGTGTTTTGTGTTACGCTTTGTTATGAGGTGTGttggatgaaaaaataagagaagaccatctatttcaaaaaaaaattgttgatgcacctattcacccccctctaatcgccattctcggtcctacacaaGGAGAGGTAGGACACCACCAAAGACCACCAAGGTGCTAACCCCATCAGTCATTCCCATCGCCAAACCCATGCAAATGTATGCATGGCTGCCATGACCGAGCACATCGTGTGCACCCACCAGCTCTGCAGCTGGATGGAATGATGTCCATCCGACCACCATCGACATAATAGCTTGGGTTGGCACGGAGGCCCAAGCCGGCGCGGAGGCATTCCAACAATGGCGTAGCGAGGATGCTGACGCACCCCAGGGAGTTATGGCCGAGGCTGTAGCCAGACAGGCTGCGCTCTAATGGTCATAGGCGCTCGAGCCTAGGGGCACTCATGCGTGGTCCTGGCCCCTAGACACCTCCTGTGACGATGCACATAGCACCTTCATCGAGCCAGTTCCCTCTAAGAGCCTGGTCGCTCGACGACCCCGACGGCCTCCTCGCGCGGAAGTAGGATCAGGTGAGACCATCGGCCCTGGGGGTGTAGATCCTACCTACATGGTTGGCACCGACCACAAGCTCCGGAACCACTAGAAGGGTATTGGTGCATCCTGTATGGACCCAGATGTCGCCACAATATAGACGGCTATCGAACCCTCATAGCTTTCCGAGAAGATTACCACAAGAGAAAAAAGCAGATCACAGGAAACCTAGGGGTCGCAAGCCTGCAGTGGGTCACCAACTAGGCAGCCGGGCCTTACCGAGTGCCCCTCGGCATGCTATGCAGCCCTTGGCTCCACCGCCAATGGTGGAATACCCCAGTGATGAGGGATGAGTCACGAAAGGCCCTAGCCATAAACAAAGTCCGGCAAGCCTCCAATGTAGGGGGCCTCGCCTGAGCCTCCAGAGTGGTTTGGGCCCCTCCCCTGTCGTGTTTGACACTCATGGGATTGGCCGTGGCGAAGAGGTGCAGGGCTCCGACAATATGGCTCCGAGTGCTCCAGATGACCCATGCAGCCTAGACCCTTTAGCAGGTAGGCTAGGCAGGAGAAGCCAACCCTTTCGCCGCCTTTAAGCTTCAAAGCTCTTCCTAGCCTTCAACATTACTGTGGAGGCctcattttggcaaaggtacgcccgcTTATGGCCACCTGGCAATAGCTTACCAAGCCAGTTAGTATTTATACAACAAAGTTAGCGTACTCTAAAAGTGGCTAGCTTATCTGATTGAAAGTCTCTATGATAGATATCTGCTAGGTAGCAACAGAATATCGTAAGACTTAAGTTTTATCTCTGTTCAACAATAAACAGTAAAACCTAAGTTATATATATAgtcaaaacttaagttatacctTCGTTGAAATAACACATAGAGATTAAAAATCTCCCCACCAATGGCTCAGTCTCGGTGGTGGAGACATCTTAAAATCCTCCCCACCGATGGCCTAGCATTGGTGGTGTGGACATCTTAAAAACCTTCTCACCGATGGCATAGCCTCAGTGGCAAggacatcttaaaaacctccccatTGTTGGCTTAGCCTCGGTGACGGAgatatcttaaaaacctccccaccaaTGGTCTAGATGTTGTAGCTGAGACATCTTAAAAAACCTCCCCATCGATAGCTTAGCCTTGGTAGCGGGGACATTTAAAAAACCTCCCCCACTGATGGTATGACCTCAGTAGTGGAGATACCTTAAAAACCTtgaaaaccctccgacaggtcgtAGGTGAAAGCCTCGATATCATAGAGGTATAAAGAAACCATATGGCAGGTTGTAGGCGAAAGCCCCGATGTCGTAGGGGTACTGGAAACC
This genomic interval carries:
- the LOC133885951 gene encoding protein NRT1/ PTR FAMILY 3.1-like; translation: MATAAVDRDGDGAQKKRKLGGFKTMPFILANDVCDRFATAGFGANMITYLTQQLNLPLVEASNTLTNFSGTSSLTPILGALAADSFAGRFWTIIAGSVFYQLGMLGLVVSALLPSLRPPPCSTPGTPTCRRASGWQLAVLYLSLLCTSLGSGGLRPCVVAFGTDQFDQELEKQQKQGGAEAAEVAAVAEQKRRYFNLYFFTMGIAALLALTVVVYIQDNVGWGWGFGIPAIAMFVSIVVFVVGYPLYVRLKPGGSPFTRLAQVAASAFKKRNAAVPKDPGMLYQNKELDALISTNGRLLHTNQLTFLDRAAIVTAGDISGSGKPDLWRLSTVHRVEELKSIVRILPIWSAGIMVATIDSHNGSFTIMQARTMDRHITRNFEIPPATMSIFTTAALLVTLALYDRLFVPLVRRVTGLPSGITYLQRMAIGLAISILGVATAALVETKRRGVAADHGLLDNPKAIVPLSVFWLVPQFAIHGIAGAFSSVGHMEFLYDQAPESMRSTAAAFFWLASSLGHYMGTVLVTAVQRATRCRGEWLQDNINRGRIDNYYWLVTCLMVLNLGYYLLCFHFYNMKPLEIAAEQGDHGRECELSPLKKNGAGTGGMV